The nucleotide sequence TGGCGGTATGGACCATGCCGGTCCGTGAGGCACAGCCTCCCTGTGTGATGGAAGTGCCCCAGAAGACGAGGGGCTTGTCTTTGCCTGTTTCACGGGGCGGAGCTTTCCAGAGGTGACTGGTTTCGGGAACGCCGATTTCAACGGATTCGACGCCGTTATAAAGTGGCAGGTAGAGCATGTATTCGCGTTTGCCGGGAATCAGGCCTGAAATCAGGGTTTGGTTATTTTCCTGCTTTGATGGTTTGCCGACCGCCAGCCAGCGCCATTTCCCTGATTCCGTTTTGACGTACAGGTCCAGACCACTGACGCCGGTCGCCGCCATATGATTCATCGCGATGTTGGCAGAAGTGAGTTTCCATTTGGCTTTGATGGTCGTGGCATCAGTAACGAAGCGGACAGCCAGGCCCGCGGAATGTTTGCTGAGTGACCAGACGGGAGGCCTTACCACCCCTTTGGCTTTGGCGGGGAGGCGATTATAGAAGGACTCCGTGTCGGTCCAGCCTTTGCCTTCGACGCCCAGGTTTTTGATGTCAAACCAGTGTGTCTTATCTTTTTGATCCACGGAGAAATCGGTGAGAGGTTTGGACTCGGCAGATTTCAATTCATTCAGAGAGCATACGCAAAGCAGGGCTGAAAGAATCAGCCCGATTGCTGTTTGTTTCAATGTCATGATGTTTCCTGTTCTCAACTCAAAAGTAGTTTATTACCTGTCACAGAGGTTTGTTTTCTTTGTTCATCTTAACAGCAGTGATTCAGAAAAAGAAAGTTGAGAGCAGAAATGCAGGCAAAAAAAAGAGTGGAACCGAAATCGGATCCACTCTGTCGCAGATTGAATTGTCGTTGCGAGAAAGGTTAAAACTCCCCGAGGACTTCACCATTGTCGCGGGTGCCCAGTGCGCGCCAGATATCGAGTGAGATATTTTCGCTGATGGTTCTGACGGAACCATCGACGAGAACTGCATTGACCACGCCGGTGTGATAGCTGCGCGAGGTGATGATCGCGTAGGTGGGAGATCCTGCGCTGCCGTTTTTTCCTTCCTGCCAGGAATTGTAGTCGGCATTGTACTCAGTCCCGCCGCTGGTATAAGGCACATAGGTATTGGGGTTCAGTGTGACTGTAAAACCGGTGTGATGGACGCGTCCATCGGGCCATTCGGTATGACCAGTATCGGTTTTAAAGTCGGCTCCTGAAGCAACGATGGTGGCAGCAGCCGCAGCGGTTCCGGGAATGGTGGTTGTCGAAGGGCCGCCATTACGCGTGTAAGGCTGCCAGCCTTTGACTTCGGAAGCCAGCAGAGTATTACTGGTGCCATCTAAAAATGAGGCCATGCCCAGACTGGCGTTCGGATAAAAGGCACCATTACCGCTGCTG is from Gimesia maris and encodes:
- a CDS encoding SGNH/GDSL hydrolase family protein, encoding MTLKQTAIGLILSALLCVCSLNELKSAESKPLTDFSVDQKDKTHWFDIKNLGVEGKGWTDTESFYNRLPAKAKGVVRPPVWSLSKHSAGLAVRFVTDATTIKAKWKLTSANIAMNHMAATGVSGLDLYVKTESGKWRWLAVGKPSKQENNQTLISGLIPGKREYMLYLPLYNGVESVEIGVPETSHLWKAPPRETGKDKPLVFWGTSITQGGCASRTGMVHTAILGRRLDRPVINLGFSGNGRMEPEVAKLVAELDASVFIMDCLPNVTAETVARETEPLVKTLRAAHPETPILLVEDRTYSNAYLKKSSQDRHRTSREALKKAYDKLKQEGVKNLYYLDGETLLGDDSEDTVDSSHPTDLGFFRQADAFEKVLRPILEQQSK
- a CDS encoding DUF1559 domain-containing protein — protein: MRTRRGFTLIELLVVIAIIAILIALLLPAVQQAREAARRTQCKNHLKQLGLAVHNYASSYRYLPPGASVDLSVSSTGNNGSWGVHGRILPLLEQGNLYNNVDLSIAWDFQTAIDGLKIPVYACPSDPNSDRVRDPGGGKVKLYPTNYGFNYGTWFVYDPTNGSSGNGAFYPNASLGMASFLDGTSNTLLASEVKGWQPYTRNGGPSTTTIPGTAAAAATIVASGADFKTDTGHTEWPDGRVHHTGFTVTLNPNTYVPYTSGGTEYNADYNSWQEGKNGSAGSPTYAIITSRSYHTGVVNAVLVDGSVRTISENISLDIWRALGTRDNGEVLGEF